From Rhodoferax sp. AJA081-3, the proteins below share one genomic window:
- the gcvA gene encoding transcriptional regulator GcvA, with product MTTRIPPLPALRAFESVARHGSLRLAAEELHVTHGAVSHQIKFLQQALGVELVVRRGRGVVLTPAGQRLAPALGDALSRLAQVIEAAQPDAQDKPLRISVLPSFAAKWLLPRLSAFMAEHPDIALTLDANMSVVNLHNTGIDLAFRYGPGQWPGVQAERLMGEEMLAVCSPSYRKGKLPTRPRDLLRHPLLRDESTRAWHDWFRAAGVSGAVPKPSMAYSDAGLLLQAVLAGQGVALVRSVLAHDDIAAGRLVVLPGPRLPAAYAYYVVTDLRDTLPPKGQVFVDWVRAQVRAMALPG from the coding sequence ATGACAACTCGTATTCCACCTTTGCCTGCCTTGCGCGCCTTTGAATCCGTGGCCCGGCACGGCAGTCTGCGCCTGGCTGCCGAAGAGTTACACGTGACACATGGCGCGGTCAGCCACCAGATCAAGTTTTTGCAACAGGCCTTGGGTGTGGAGTTGGTGGTGCGGCGGGGCCGGGGCGTGGTGCTGACACCGGCAGGCCAGCGGCTGGCGCCTGCGCTGGGCGACGCGTTGTCGCGCCTGGCCCAGGTCATTGAAGCCGCGCAGCCCGACGCACAGGACAAGCCCTTGCGCATCTCGGTGTTGCCGTCCTTCGCCGCCAAATGGTTGTTGCCGCGGCTGTCGGCATTCATGGCCGAACACCCCGACATCGCATTGACGCTGGATGCCAATATGAGCGTGGTGAACCTGCACAACACCGGCATAGACCTGGCCTTTAGGTATGGCCCTGGCCAGTGGCCCGGCGTACAAGCCGAACGCCTGATGGGGGAGGAGATGCTGGCCGTGTGCAGCCCGTCCTACCGCAAGGGCAAGCTGCCCACGCGGCCGCGCGACCTGCTGCGCCACCCGCTGTTACGGGACGAGTCCACACGGGCCTGGCACGATTGGTTTCGCGCGGCAGGCGTCAGCGGTGCTGTGCCCAAACCTTCGATGGCCTACAGCGACGCAGGCTTGTTGTTGCAGGCGGTATTGGCCGGCCAGGGCGTGGCTCTGGTGCGTTCGGTCCTGGCTCATGACGATATTGCCGCGGGCCGCCTGGTGGTGCTTCCGGGGCCACGCCTGCCTGCGGCCTATGCCTACTATGTGGTGACCGACTTGCGCGACACACTGCCGCCCAAGGGCCAAGTGTTTGTGGACTGGGTGCGCGCCCAGGTCCGTGCCATGGCCCTGCCGGGCTAA
- a CDS encoding DUF488 domain-containing protein — protein MAIRVVRLGSERTPDEGLRMGTVRRPPRGVPKAEFASQNWYDIWYPNLAPSAETMQLGQAVETDAQWNTFAKRYRSEMKEPDAARTLELLAKLSHGANFSMGCYCQNEARCHRSLLRALLVENGAAVIE, from the coding sequence ATGGCAATACGCGTTGTCCGACTGGGCAGTGAACGCACACCCGACGAAGGCCTGCGCATGGGTACGGTGCGCCGTCCACCGCGCGGGGTGCCCAAGGCCGAATTTGCCAGCCAGAACTGGTACGACATCTGGTACCCCAACCTGGCGCCGAGTGCCGAGACCATGCAACTGGGTCAGGCGGTGGAGACGGATGCACAGTGGAATACCTTTGCCAAACGTTACCGCAGCGAAATGAAAGAGCCTGACGCGGCCCGCACGCTGGAGCTGCTGGCCAAGCTGTCACACGGTGCCAATTTCTCCATGGGGTGTTATTGCCAGAACGAGGCGCGTTGCCACCGTTCCCTGCTGCGTGCGTTGCTGGTGGAAAACGGCGCGGCGGTTATTGAGTAG
- a CDS encoding HTH-type transcriptional regulator ArgP, whose protein sequence is MLDGKQLEALAAVLEHGGFGPAAGALNLTLAAVSLRIKSLEATLGQRLLVRGKVVRATAAGQALLAHIKQLQLMEADLLSDSATGRGVVAQLQRLSVAVNADSLSSWLLPGVAPALARHHLLLDVVIDDQEHTHEFLKSGDVVACVSTHPAPMRGCVAEPLGVMRYRCVGAPALVRKCQTKTGAVSPHRLLATPAVIFNRKDGLQDLFLSQHFGLQTPQYPRHFVPAVDAFESALANGMGWGMVHELHLSARSGRLPLVEMLPGSTVDVPLYWHHWAREPASAQRLTQAVKHAAKALSA, encoded by the coding sequence ATGCTGGACGGCAAACAATTGGAGGCGCTGGCGGCTGTGCTGGAGCACGGTGGTTTTGGCCCTGCAGCCGGTGCTTTGAACCTGACCTTGGCCGCGGTGTCCTTGCGTATCAAGAGCCTGGAGGCCACCTTGGGTCAGCGCCTGCTGGTGCGGGGCAAGGTGGTGCGGGCCACGGCCGCTGGCCAGGCCTTGCTGGCCCACATCAAACAGCTGCAGTTGATGGAAGCCGATTTACTGTCCGACAGTGCCACCGGGCGCGGCGTTGTTGCGCAATTGCAGCGCCTCAGTGTGGCTGTCAATGCCGATTCGCTATCGAGCTGGCTGCTGCCTGGCGTGGCCCCTGCACTGGCGCGCCACCATTTGCTGCTGGATGTGGTGATTGACGACCAGGAGCACACCCATGAGTTCTTAAAAAGTGGTGATGTGGTGGCGTGTGTCAGCACCCACCCTGCGCCGATGCGGGGCTGTGTGGCCGAGCCGCTGGGCGTGATGCGCTACCGCTGTGTAGGCGCACCCGCACTGGTGCGCAAATGCCAGACCAAGACCGGTGCCGTGTCACCCCACCGCCTGCTGGCCACACCGGCCGTCATCTTCAACCGCAAGGACGGCCTGCAAGACCTCTTTTTGAGCCAGCACTTTGGCTTGCAAACACCGCAGTACCCGCGTCACTTTGTACCGGCCGTGGACGCTTTTGAGAGCGCGCTTGCCAACGGCATGGGTTGGGGCATGGTGCATGAACTGCATTTGTCCGCGCGCAGCGGCCGTTTGCCCTTGGTGGAGATGCTGCCGGGCAGTACGGTCGATGTACCGCTGTACTGGCACCACTGGGCACGGGAGCCGGCGTCGGCCCAGCGCCTCACCCAAGCGGTCAAACACGCGGCCAAGGCCTTAAGCGCGTAA
- a CDS encoding ABC transporter ATP-binding protein: MIQAVIEVHDLTFDYPGFRALDRVSLSITPGSVTALVGPNGAGKTTLLRCIAALDTPLSGSVRVMGLDVYESPREVHRLMGYLSDNFGLYSDLTVAQGLEYAARSQGLPDAAVPAAVRATAQRMGLGDKLGNLAHTLSRGQRQRLAIGQAIIHNPKVLLLDEPASGLDPEARSALADVFKALQAQGMSLLVSSHILAELDEYSTHMLALNQGRVLEHRALAASAGASSPGTADRMLRLEFENAADATAPWLQSQPHVVLQRVQGTAVDISFSSDRSAQAALVRACVTEGHALVSVASITENLQQSYLKSLAAERATGTTPRMQP; the protein is encoded by the coding sequence TTGATCCAAGCCGTCATTGAGGTCCACGACCTCACCTTCGATTACCCTGGCTTTCGCGCGCTGGACCGCGTCAGCCTGTCCATCACACCGGGCAGCGTCACGGCGCTGGTCGGCCCCAACGGCGCAGGCAAGACCACCTTGCTGCGCTGCATTGCCGCACTGGACACGCCCCTCTCGGGTTCGGTGCGGGTCATGGGCCTGGATGTGTACGAGTCGCCCCGCGAGGTCCACCGGCTGATGGGTTATCTGTCAGACAACTTTGGCCTGTACAGCGATTTGACTGTGGCCCAGGGCCTGGAATACGCAGCCCGCTCGCAAGGCCTGCCAGACGCCGCCGTACCTGCCGCCGTGCGCGCCACCGCCCAACGCATGGGCCTGGGGGACAAGCTGGGCAACCTGGCCCACACCTTGTCGCGCGGCCAGCGCCAGCGCCTGGCCATTGGCCAGGCCATCATCCACAACCCCAAGGTGCTGTTGCTGGACGAACCCGCCAGTGGGCTGGACCCGGAAGCCCGCAGCGCATTGGCCGATGTGTTCAAGGCGCTGCAGGCGCAGGGCATGAGCCTGCTGGTGTCCAGCCACATCCTGGCGGAGCTGGACGAGTACTCCACCCACATGCTGGCGCTCAACCAGGGCCGGGTGCTGGAGCACCGGGCACTAGCGGCATCGGCCGGTGCATCGTCCCCCGGAACAGCAGACCGGATGCTGCGATTGGAATTTGAGAATGCCGCCGATGCCACAGCCCCTTGGCTGCAATCCCAGCCCCATGTGGTCCTGCAGCGTGTGCAGGGTACTGCGGTGGATATCTCGTTCAGCAGCGACCGCTCGGCCCAGGCCGCGCTGGTGAGGGCCTGCGTAACAGAAGGCCATGCCCTGGTCAGTGTTGCCAGCATCACAGAGAACCTGCAACAGTCGTACCTGAAGTCCTTGGCTGCCGAGCGCGCCACGGGCACCACCCCAAGGATGCAGCCATGA
- a CDS encoding diguanylate cyclase has protein sequence MDPRTVFIISTIMMLLNGGMLGLLHRGLSSDLQPAAKDWRIGTLLIAAGSILIAIQDIAPRWLVLPMGNGGLLLGIALYWRALRRFDGRAETAWIFAPAGVATLGVIWFAAVQPHFTARVMLSSAAGAITLLGAASNFYRGRHRSREVSRFAMVGILLATATFMVWRAAYFALDPHELHSILTPGNWFNTLMPLCAAVLPVVGTTVFLVLCSERLRDEWERAATIDFLTSLPNRRTISSTGITRFNAAQRAGTPFAAAVVDIDHFKRVNDRFGHDVGDLALQHVAAVLAHNCRGPNMVGRQGGEEFVALLEAGSMDDARVAAERMRAAIEDLPLQLKDASLPTQLPITVSIGIGQIAATDRNFEDVLRRADKALYVAKECGRNRVELCYA, from the coding sequence ATGGACCCACGCACCGTATTTATCATCTCCACCATCATGATGCTGCTCAATGGCGGCATGCTGGGGTTGTTGCACAGAGGGCTGTCCAGCGATCTGCAGCCCGCCGCCAAAGATTGGCGCATTGGCACGCTGTTGATTGCGGCCGGTTCGATCCTGATTGCGATTCAGGACATCGCCCCGCGCTGGCTGGTTCTGCCCATGGGCAATGGGGGGCTGCTACTGGGCATCGCACTGTACTGGCGTGCCCTGCGCCGCTTTGACGGCCGGGCCGAGACCGCGTGGATATTTGCACCCGCCGGTGTGGCGACACTGGGGGTGATCTGGTTCGCCGCGGTACAGCCCCACTTCACGGCGCGGGTGATGTTGTCCAGTGCCGCGGGGGCAATCACGCTGCTGGGCGCGGCCAGCAATTTTTACCGCGGTCGCCACCGTTCACGCGAAGTGAGCCGATTCGCAATGGTCGGCATCCTGCTGGCAACCGCCACCTTCATGGTGTGGCGTGCCGCGTATTTCGCCCTCGACCCGCACGAACTGCATTCCATACTGACGCCCGGCAACTGGTTCAACACCCTGATGCCGCTGTGTGCTGCGGTGTTGCCCGTGGTGGGCACCACGGTCTTTCTGGTGCTGTGCTCCGAGCGCTTGCGCGACGAATGGGAGCGTGCGGCCACGATAGACTTTTTGACCAGCTTGCCTAACCGGCGCACTATCAGCAGCACTGGCATTACGCGCTTCAATGCTGCGCAGCGTGCCGGCACACCCTTTGCCGCTGCGGTGGTGGACATTGACCACTTCAAGCGGGTCAACGACCGTTTTGGCCACGACGTCGGTGACCTGGCGCTGCAGCATGTGGCGGCGGTGCTGGCCCACAACTGCCGTGGCCCGAATATGGTGGGCCGCCAGGGTGGTGAAGAGTTTGTGGCACTGCTGGAGGCCGGCAGCATGGACGATGCCAGGGTGGCCGCCGAACGCATGCGCGCCGCCATAGAAGACTTGCCGCTCCAGTTGAAAGACGCGTCCCTTCCAACCCAGTTGCCCATCACCGTGTCCATCGGCATTGGGCAGATTGCCGCCACCGACCGCAACTTTGAAGATGTGCTGCGCCGCGCCGACAAGGCGCTGTATGTAGCCAAGGAATGCGGGCGCAACCGGGTGGAGCTTTGCTACGCTTAG
- a CDS encoding sensor histidine kinase, with product MRWLRSLSLKGAIVLGMALGIFLPVLAVGPVLALDSYQREIDARITTLLKQYGTMLAQSMSTPIWHVDLPAAESFVNSLMSNPDVIRVRVEDAALGPFIVVEKPVPPGGTLVQEVRPVLRDGATIGRVTIDMTTHYVQEQFLGKLVTAAVALVLQVLISFGLLFLLFEHRLMRPLRQLLGDAKRLASGELTEPVAVIRHDEMGTLAQGLDTMRENLNEQISHVRDLNATLEQRVSERTQSLNTANQELVSAMAALKNAHDEIQRSERLAALGALVAGVAHELNTPIGNCVTVASTLQDISKQFAKASTAGLTRSALASFVDNTRHASELLNRNLGVAVDLIRSFKQVAVDRTHAQRREFQLDAMVAETLLILSPSFKRSLHQIQVDVPTGISMTSYPGQLGQILTNLINNAVLHGFAGDKQGTIHISARQTDDDTVELVVADDGVGVPEANLRRIFDPFFTTRLGQGGSGLGLNIVYNLMKDVLGGTVQVQSTLGRGTRFILLMPRVASEHEGPDDI from the coding sequence ATGCGCTGGTTGAGATCCCTGTCGCTCAAAGGGGCGATCGTTCTGGGCATGGCCTTGGGTATTTTTTTACCCGTGCTGGCGGTTGGCCCTGTGCTGGCGCTGGATAGCTACCAGCGCGAGATTGACGCCCGCATCACCACCCTGCTCAAGCAGTATGGCACCATGCTGGCGCAGAGCATGTCCACACCCATCTGGCATGTGGACCTGCCAGCGGCAGAGTCTTTTGTCAATTCACTGATGTCCAACCCCGACGTGATACGTGTCCGGGTTGAGGATGCGGCCCTGGGACCGTTCATCGTGGTTGAAAAGCCCGTGCCCCCGGGCGGAACACTGGTGCAAGAAGTGCGCCCCGTGCTGCGCGACGGCGCCACCATCGGCCGGGTCACCATCGACATGACCACCCACTACGTGCAAGAGCAGTTCTTGGGAAAACTGGTCACGGCAGCCGTGGCCTTGGTTCTGCAGGTACTGATCTCCTTTGGTTTGCTGTTTCTGCTGTTTGAGCACCGGCTGATGCGGCCACTGCGCCAGTTGCTGGGCGATGCCAAACGCCTCGCCAGCGGCGAGCTCACCGAACCGGTCGCCGTGATCCGTCATGACGAAATGGGCACCCTGGCCCAGGGCCTGGACACCATGCGGGAAAACCTGAACGAGCAGATCTCCCATGTGCGCGACCTGAACGCCACGCTGGAGCAACGTGTCAGCGAACGCACCCAGTCACTGAACACGGCCAACCAGGAACTGGTGAGTGCCATGGCCGCGTTAAAAAATGCCCATGACGAGATCCAGCGATCCGAGCGACTGGCTGCGCTGGGCGCTTTGGTGGCCGGTGTGGCCCATGAACTCAATACACCCATAGGCAACTGCGTCACGGTGGCCAGCACACTGCAAGATATCAGCAAGCAGTTTGCCAAAGCCAGCACTGCGGGCCTTACCCGCTCGGCTCTGGCCTCGTTTGTAGACAACACCCGCCATGCCAGCGAGCTGCTCAACCGCAACCTGGGCGTGGCCGTGGACCTGATCCGCAGCTTCAAGCAGGTGGCGGTGGACCGCACCCACGCGCAGCGGCGCGAATTCCAGCTCGACGCCATGGTGGCCGAAACCCTGCTCATTTTGAGCCCCTCGTTCAAGCGTAGCCTGCACCAGATTCAGGTGGATGTGCCCACCGGCATATCCATGACCAGTTACCCCGGCCAATTGGGGCAGATACTGACCAATCTCATCAACAATGCCGTGCTGCACGGTTTTGCAGGCGACAAGCAGGGCACCATCCATATCAGCGCCCGCCAGACCGACGACGACACCGTGGAGCTGGTGGTAGCCGATGACGGTGTGGGCGTGCCAGAGGCCAATTTGCGGCGGATTTTTGACCCGTTTTTCACCACCCGCCTGGGCCAGGGCGGCAGCGGGCTGGGTCTCAACATCGTCTACAACCTGATGAAAGATGTGCTGGGGGGCACCGTGCAGGTGCAAAGCACGCTGGGCCGTGGCACCCGCTTCATCCTGCTGATGCCGCGTGTGGCCAGCGAACACGAAGGCCCGGACGATATCTAG
- a CDS encoding EamA family transporter has product MKPLDTTLALLITAIWGLNFSIIKLGLATLDPNLMAAIRFALCALPAVFFVPRPNVAWHYWVVYGLLFGVLQWGAVYAGIYFGLSAGLASLVLQMAVFFTMAGGVFFFREQVSAPMVLGTLLAFFGVALVFAHAEGQATVLGLTLVILGAMAWAAANLVVKRAKPASMFGFMVWSSLVATLPLLLLSYGFAGPERMAQSLASIDGTALFSILFQVYPTTLLGYAVWNGLLKKYPVSTVAPLTLFVPVFGMLGSVLLFGESLPGYKWLAMACILAGLLVNRFGGSWWQQWRGPLRA; this is encoded by the coding sequence ATGAAACCCCTGGACACCACCCTGGCCCTGCTGATCACCGCCATCTGGGGCCTGAACTTTTCCATCATCAAACTGGGGCTCGCCACGCTGGACCCGAACCTGATGGCGGCCATCCGTTTTGCGCTGTGTGCACTGCCCGCCGTCTTCTTCGTGCCCAGGCCAAATGTGGCCTGGCACTACTGGGTGGTGTATGGCCTGCTGTTTGGCGTGTTGCAATGGGGTGCCGTGTATGCCGGCATTTACTTTGGGCTATCGGCCGGCCTGGCGTCCCTGGTGTTGCAGATGGCCGTGTTTTTCACCATGGCGGGCGGCGTGTTTTTCTTCCGGGAACAGGTCAGTGCGCCCATGGTCCTGGGCACCTTGTTGGCTTTCTTCGGGGTGGCATTGGTGTTTGCCCATGCGGAGGGCCAGGCGACGGTTCTGGGGTTGACCCTAGTCATCTTGGGCGCCATGGCCTGGGCGGCGGCCAACCTGGTTGTCAAACGCGCCAAGCCTGCCAGCATGTTTGGTTTTATGGTGTGGTCCAGCCTGGTTGCAACCCTGCCTTTGCTGCTGTTGTCGTATGGGTTTGCGGGGCCAGAGCGCATGGCGCAATCGCTGGCCAGCATAGACGGAACGGCCCTCTTCTCCATACTGTTCCAGGTCTACCCCACAACGCTGCTGGGTTATGCAGTCTGGAACGGCCTGCTCAAGAAGTATCCGGTCTCCACCGTGGCCCCGCTGACCCTGTTTGTGCCGGTGTTTGGCATGCTGGGCTCGGTGCTGCTGTTTGGCGAAAGCCTGCCCGGCTACAAATGGCTGGCCATGGCCTGCATTTTGGCGGGCCTGCTGGTCAACCGCTTTGGCGGCAGCTGGTGGCAGCAGTGGCGCGGCCCCTTACGCGCTTAA